A genomic window from Cyprinus carpio isolate SPL01 chromosome A2, ASM1834038v1, whole genome shotgun sequence includes:
- the LOC109083385 gene encoding cortexin-1-like, with the protein MSESPLMEYELQSLGPVSGPGATEGLLLAPDTEQITALCFVGLLLLFLVFLLVRCFRILLDPYSSMPSSSWSDHKDGLERGQFEYALV; encoded by the coding sequence ATGAGTGAAAGCCCTCTGATGGAGTACGAGCTGCAGTCTCTGGGCCCTGTCTCGGGCCCCGGGGCCACGGAGGGGCTTCTGTTGGCTCCGGACACAGAGCAGATCACGGCGCTTTGTTTTGTGGGGCTCCTGCTGCTGTTTTTGGTGTTCCTGCTGGTGCGGTGTTTCCGGATTCTCCTGGACCCCTACAGCAGCATGCCGTCTTCATCGTGGTCTGATCATAAAGACGGTTTGGAGAGGGGACAGTTCGAGTACGCGCTGGTCTAG